ATCCTGGATTTATACACAAGCACTAACAATAACAAGGTGTCATTACTTTTGTAAGAAACATCTAAAGCAATTAAATAAATGCTGCTTAACAGGAGGTTTGAAATAAAGGATAAATGTTGaactgacaagtttgatttcacactGGAAGCTTCAAAGCTGGTAAAAAGAAGGggcagatttagaaaattaaagcacGACTGTTTCCTTTtagaagcatccatccatccatccattatccaacccgctatatcctaactacagggtcacgggggtctgctggagccaatcccagccaacacagggtgcaaggcaggaaacaaaccccgggcagggcgccagcacactgcAGGGCACAGAAGCTTTTAGAATCAATAGCTCCCtaattggaataagttcttttaagttcattttaagtAACCAGAAACTATATAGATGTAATGTAAAAGTCGACATCCCAcccatagtgatacggtggtacAAATCACATAAGAGGAAATaaattagctttctttaatgacgatttacacggcataacagatgaaaggaagccatgacaacattttgtgtatagtttgtcattttcgtcactgcgctgaaaggattttccggacagATGACGTAATCTTCCGTCCATCGGCTTCGAAGTGTTTGGCTGTTGTCCAAGCCTTTTTATACTCGTTCCTCGACATGAAGGCCCTTCCTAGGTTTCCAAACAAGGAATGGAAAGGATTcagtttcatctctaacatacaggaaTAATACAATGCCTTCGCCGTTGTCCCCTTCATTCTCCAAACTGCTAGACTAGTGGTTTCTAAATGCTGACagccctgtgtgctaactttggcctgcacATGTgaatgaatttataaaataatttcttgtacagagcacagtgacattaaacttacattcaTGTTACAATGACAAGCTTGTgacatttgattttttgatttaatttgactattctgttaaatattgctccttaataatatttttttaaccagctaatgatgcaaatttaAATCTTGCAATAGCAAGTGTTGCAATTCAAACAGAATGGGTCTGTGATTAACTAGACTTTAAAACCATGTTGTTAGTAAAACAtcttaaagagtttttatttaaatgaaagtatcCTGAATAATCTGGGAATTCAGTAATTCAACAGTATAATAATGttgtgaattttaatttttagtctggattttaagcagtgtttttcaactacTCTCCGAGAATGATTAGAAATGTGCACATGCTAAGATAAATCAGACACTTCAtgatatatcattctttataaactctGTGCTGAAACTCCCACCAAGATTGTAAACCCTACCTTGTGCTATTGCACTGGGGGTCTCCATCCCTGACCCACATTACAATTCAAGGCTTGCATTATATTTTGAGATTTATGAATACCAATACTGctttaatgggggggggggggcttggatAGGATTTCTGTGTTTGCTGTCATATCAAAGGGTATCCAACATTGTAAAATTGTGTTATATTAGTGTATCACATACAAAAGTCCTAATATCATAACATCCCTAATATCAACAGATGGTGCCGAGTCATAATGGTGTGTCGTAAAGCCATGACACACTCCCTGAGACTGTTTCATATCTGGTCACCTGGTATGAAGATTGATTACTTACTCTGCCCATGTGGTCTCGGTGAATAACTTGACTTGGCTTCTTTCTTAACTGATGAGGACATAGAAAAATGGAActtaaatgtgttacatttgtattgcacttctgaattaattaaaccttgtgttctttttctgtgtatAGAAGATGGCAAAAATGTATCCCGCTGGCCAGAAGAGTTTACAGAAAGAATGTCAACGTGAAGATGATGTCTCTGAAAAGAGGAACAAAAGAAAGGGTAGGACTAACATTCAGAGACCCCGCAAAATTATAAACCGTATGAAGGTGAAAGACTTTAATCCTCAATATATGGGCCCAGATGAAGACTTAAACAGATTGGGCTCCAGTTTGGGCAGACGCTGCTACTTGAAGGACAGTAATGCCCACAAGCCGTCAGAATCCTCAAAGACTAACACAGTGAGGCCCGAGAAGAAATTGTGTCCAAATCAAACTGGAGAAGGTatgtgctaaaataaaataaggcagtTATGATTTACCTGAAGGGTGCTTTCTTGCATTTTCACTCTGCCTAGaaacaaagtcttttttttttttaaatatgggtttcatttttaaattataaggaaCAGAAACAATTAACCCTTTGGATTGGAATGAGGAGGCCTGGCTGAGTTGTTCTTGCAGTTTTTTCAGTTCACAATTTCCTTGGTTTGGGTTGtatctctttttaataataatcactAGCTGAATGTCTTTATtatgaagaaaaccttttaataGATTTTAGACAAATTAAAGAGAAGTCAAAGAAAAGTCAAATCTGTTTGTTTCTAACTTTCTTTAACAAAACCCTTTCAAACTATAATGTAttacctttttactttctccacatgtaGTATTGTGGAGTAGACATGTCACCCATTTGACTGTTCAATAAATTTGCACAATTTAGACCCCTCTGAATGAAAGTGTTTCACGTCTGCCTGTGTGCAAGAATCTCTGTGCATCAGTGGAGTGCAAAACCTGTGAATGGATAAACCAGTGCTGTTCACATTTATCATTATATATTCTGAAATTGCAAAGACTTTGTGAATGTGAAGAAAATTGGTTCACTGAACTTTACTGagttaaacaaacaaaattgttaaTTAAAGCAGGATTTCATCTAAAACATGTAAAACATTCTATGAAAttagttttaaaggattttgatGTTTTTAGCCATTTCCTGGTTACTGTTAATTCAGTTGCCCCGTATGAAAAGGGGCTGATCTTTGTGATGTggtggcttttttatttttgaagtttttgaaaatACAAGTTGGTACAGTACTTGAaatctttttgaaattctcatccattttagagtattagaaaaaaatgttgattcAGTTCAGGTAATTGTATTTTGTAGTCCTGTTcactgagtggtggctctaatAAATTCACAGTTATGATCtaatgaaacattttacaaatgattaATCACATAATGAgttaaaacagacaggaaaacaaagccgtttcaaactgattaacataaatggaacagAACAGTATCTGTCAATGAAAATCAAATATGAAGAACACGGCCAATTATGACAAAGCTAGGAGAGTGAGGATagcatgccaccatcttaaataaggaGGCAAGATGACATCACGTGATGGAGCTCAGCCACGTCATCAGCCACAAAATGTCCACAAATTATGTGATTGACGGAAGGGTAAAGAAAATGACttatcaaaattacaaaaatacagtgattggggtgggggggggggggggggggggggggggggtgttatagTACAAAACATGGCCTAAACTCAGAATAGGATGTAGGTGATATCAGAACTcgacaaataatgcaaaaacaaactttaactATAGGAAGACAGTTCAGTTAGTACAGCCTACATGACTTTATGCCACCCAGTAAAGGCGTTTAGTGTTaggaattattactttttttttaaatagctaagGCAAACTGCGAAAATTCAAAACAATTGATTTAGACGAACAGTCCATCCACCAAAAACCATGGCTGAGTTCATCAAAAAACTATATGGAGTGAAGGAAAAAGTCAGAATTAAAAGCATGATCTTCTCAAAATAAATACTATTCTGGTGCTGTATCAGTTTAAAAAGGGTCACTATGTAGACTGATGTCTTGGGTCTCTAGCCGTACCTTTTGCCCAACTTTAACGATGGGAGTAGCCTTACATTTGCAATCAGAAAATCATTTGGCCAAGagcttttcaaaatgtttttgagccaaattcaacttttcacaaaactgttacatatgtaattatttaaaaacagatggAAAAGTGGAGAGGAAGGTGACTCAAGGAATCTAGAATGACAACCAAACAGGCACTCAAATGGTGACATTTTTGGAGCAGAGTGAACTGGTACATTCCTAGCAGAGTCGGCAATGGGTAGAAAATCAACCCAGTCATCTTGATTAGGACCAATCAAACAGCACAAGTGTTTCTGTAGGCCTctgttaattctttacatttgcccATTAGCTTCTGGCTGATAAccaaacattttatgttttatagaaCAACCAAATCTCTGACAGAATAGTTTGTAGAAGCGAGAAATAAATGGAAGACCACGGTTTGATACATCTTGATACAGAAAACCATAGATACTATCAGTCTtttctacagggtggtccagatctaattatgcagatccagatcatctggatgactttgatttacgcagggacgattccagttcaccataaagacgattcttcatgttgtcagttcgcatACTTCTCGATGGTCTGgaatttttcgggtgattttctatgtaataaactaattgtataattagatctggaccaccctatagaaagACACCTGCCAGGTGTTTTGCAGAAGGGAATAAGATGCACACATTTCAAAACTCAATCTgcctccacaaaaattgtattaaaaccCTTGGAGGAAGGCATATGAGTAATAAAGTCCATGGTTTACTGCTCCCATGAACGTAATGGTACTGGAACAGTCCAACATGTAGCTTGTATAATCCCAAACATCTTCATGCATACTTTTCCAACAAAAATTTAGCTGAAGTATCTTTAAACTCTGTGGTCAGATGACACAGTTCTAATATTTGCTATTAAATGCTaggaggaacacacacacacacacacacacagcctgaAAGAAGGTATTTTGGGCAGACTCAACCTCTGTCATTATATTATCAATCAATGGTAAGAAtaaacaggtaaaattccgttacaacgaactcctagggacctaaaaaatatttcgttgtaaaaaaaattttgttataatgagattctgtatttgttactgtagtgctttctttaacttgcgtccaggcatttgcaatcatttccatagcttcttttgcgttaattttaatcaaaTCCTACCTAAAAGTTATGCTGACGATAATTTTTcttagcatttccttgcgataaaacactttcagggtgcaaatgatgcccaaattcaatggctgaagcactgctgtgtagttgggtgggaggaattcaacacgaacattatctaaatgtggaagcatgttgtgggcaacacaattatcaatcaggagccgaatcatccttctttatattgtgaggtttctgaactcttgacaccctccccacccaacgggaacgacacACTGAggtgcgtcccgaagtgcgattgcAGTGTCTGTGGaggattgtttgtccgttgccggggcagggaaACAACTGGCtcatagcgctgcagtgaagtgacacagaagcaaatcctaaaagatcagggtcgcactgtaagtccctgtcttacaccccaaaatacgaggctgagtctcagtatacTCCTAtaatcagacacagcagtcatgcagggtcatggccagatcagtgatcaagtaatcctgttacctgcatttacaatgttccttgcatatcacccattgatatcttttctgtttgctttggcggagagatgcagcacagctttgagccgactgttgccccggcaacagataaacagtcttccatagacacGGAGTTTGGACTTCAGGACTCTCTTCGGCGTGCTGTCTAGTTGAAGGAGggcccaagagagtttacaaacctcacattttcttgcatgagtgccgcattaataggaatgtttcttgaacgggcatcactgaaccacataaaaacagctttttcgacatcttcaaatgcagcagttcacatacattggcaacccgagatttttctttttttgctctgtctttcaagaaagttgacagtgttgatggcgaaattccaaattcactggcaatgtagTTCACTGGCCTAATCTGCAAAAGCCAAAAATGAAGTTAGCTAATGTCGACATGCTGGGAAAACAGAGATACAGTGAAATCTCCTTCTTCACAGTGTAAAACTGCATCCAGTTGGGTGTGTCTTGTTCTGAAGACCTCCAATCTTCCTTGAGCCCATAAAATTGCACTGTATATGCCTGCCTCCAATCAGCAATCAGTACAAATGAGTCATTAAATGTGAGAGGTCTTCCAATATCATAATGCATAAGAAAATATTCTGAATagttcttcaaatgcttcttttttGCTGAACATCAAACCCTACCTCGTTTTTGTTATAGGAAAGGGGCAAGTATatagcattttaaacaaataaacataccccacttcaaactctgttctattgaTAACCTGCATCAAAATggccttttttttgtgtttagcaAGATGAAATACCCAATTTATGACAAAGGACTGTGTTAAGATAGcagaaatgtgattttaaaaaaggttAGGTTATGGATGATAAACAAGAAGGCAGAAATTTACCATCAATAATTTTAAGTTAGGGAGGCTTGAATCTCTGACATTAACTGGGGAACCTGTCTGGTTTGTATAGCAACATAAAGAACAACTTGTTGACTCTTGAATTTAAATGTGCAAGAGGTGCCATCCTTCTTTGTAATAACAAGAGGATGGGATAGTTGATTTCAAATGGAAGAAATTCTCTGCCTTCCTACAGCTACATACTCCATAGCTTGGTGTGTCCGTGATGTGGGAAATTATTTAGTGTAGCAGAGTTAAAATATGGAACAATTAGTAACTGTGCTAGATTGTGGTCTTCAGAGTAGGACTGGACGTGaagcaaatattttgaagtcCTAGCATTTGATGTCTGATATATAATGGCAGGTCCTTCTGCATTTCATGAGGCTTAATCAGTCTCTCTTTTCCAGAAAAACTCTAGAATTTTGACTGGGCAAAGTAAAAGGAGTAAAGGGTACTTTAATATTTCTGGCCTCCCAGTGTGTGTATAAATCTTTTTCTACTTCTTGTTCCTGACCTCGAGCTGGATAAATATCAGTCTTATTTCTACGCaatttatacaaaagaaaaatacatgccTGAGCCTTTCTTTATTAATCAAATAACTGTAAAACTCACAGTTATAACTTCACTAAAGATCTAATGTCTCTGATGAACCATGGGATTTTGTgcacagcttcttcttctttcagctgcttccattaggggttgccacagcggatcatctttttccatatctatctgtcctctgtttcttgttctgttacacccatcacctgcatgtcctctctcaccacatccataaaccttctcttgggccttcctctttttctgttacctggcagctctgtccttagcatccttctcccaatatacccagcatctcaactCTGAacaggtccaaaccaacgcaatgtcgcctctctgaatttgtctctcaaccgtccaacttgagctgaccttctaatgtcctcatttctaattctgtccatcctcgtcacccccaatgcaaatcttagcatctttaactctgccacctccaggtctgtctcctgctttctgaggtctgcggtaggagcgacggatgcattcaacatggaggtgggattacatcaaggatcagctctgagccctttcttatttgcagtggtgatggacaggttgacagaccagattagacaggagttcctgtggactatgatgtttgctgatgacattgtgatctgtaacgatagtaaggagcaggttgaggagaccttggagaggtggagatatgctctagagaggagaggaatgaaggtcagtaggaaaaaaacaatacgtgtgtgaatgaaagggaggtcattgtaatggtgaggatgaggggagtagagttggcgaaggtggatgagtttaagtactttggatcaacagtacagagtaacggggattgtggatgagaggtgaagaagaaagtgcaggcagggtggaatgggtggagaagagtgtcaggagtaatttgtgacagacgggtatcagcaagagtgaaagggaaggtctacaggacggtagtgagaccagctatgttatatgggttggagatggtggcaccgaccagaaagcaggagacagagctggaggtggcagagttaaagatgctaagatttgcactgggtttgacaaggatggacaggactagaaatgaggacattacagggtcagatcaagttggacggttgggagacaaagtcagagaggcgagattgcgttggtttggacatatgcagaggagagatgctgggtatattgggagaaggatgctaaggatagagctgccagggaggaggaaaagaggaaggcccaagagaaggtttatggatgtggtgagagaggacatgcaggtgatgggtgtaacagaacaagatgcacaggacagaaagatatggatgaagatgatccgctgtggcaacccctaacgggagcagccgaaagaagagtaTGTAAATATACTATGTGGCTTACTGTCTAATAATTTTGATCGCCCACTGCGGGAGTTCACACTTATTCCAGTAAATTAGCTCCTCAATTAGCACAGTTATGCAAACAAGGTGGAGTGGTCATAGGGACCATAACTGATGTAATGAGTCCTTGGCAATGTCCATGTCACTGTGCATGTAGATGTACTGGCTTTATCATCCTTGACATTTCTATATGGGGTCTTCTGTAAAAGGTCTGCAAGTCATGTTGGCCACCCTTGCTGCCCCAGttgctctttctttttcaagtCATCACCAAGCCATTAATGATAGTTGCTCATAGCTTGTTCCTGGTCCATGGTAACTGTATCCTAATATGGCTTCATGTGTTTGTTAATTCAGTCTGCAAATGTTGGGATTGTTGAAGTGTTAACTCCATTAGCATGCTTTTGTAAAGTGGGTTGCAAAAGGCATATACTGTTAAACACTGAATATTCTCTTGTagtgctattttattttaaatattggtcatttaaaactttaactcatttttatttctgtagattTTCAAGAGAATGACAACTTGTCCTTTCTTCAGAGTCGTCCACAAATTAAACAACCTGATAAGAATAGGAAGAAACTGGCATTTGCAACAAAGAACTTGGTAACGGCCTCTCAGCACCCTAGATTTCAGCCCATTGTGAAGCTAACAAGGATCGATGCCATCAAATGTCAAGGAGTGTACAGTCTAAATCCAATCCGCCAACAGTGTGTgggaacatttaaatacaaattgaaTTCTAAAGATAATGGAGGGATTCATGGGAGTAAGAAACTGTATCACTGTCCTGAAGGTGAGAGACAATTCTCAGATAGTCACATGCCTAAGAAATGCAGAGAAGATAATACAGGGATGGAGCCATACCAACGTTCTGAATGTGTTAAGAACTTTTCAAAACGCAGCCATACAACAATTCCCATTGTAGAGAAACCACATTTGTCTAAacgtggcaaacaattctcacaaGTGAGCCACCTTCAGACACACATGATTGGTCATGGAGGACAGGGTTTATGTCATTGTTTACCACATGCTGGACATTTCTTTAACAGGAGCAGTCTTTgcaaacacaaaagaattcacactggagagaaaccatattgttgttctgaatgtggcaaacagttctcaAAAACAAGCCATCTTCAGACACACATGAGAGTGCACACAGGAgaacagccattttcctgttctgaatgtggcaaacggttctcACAAACAGGCCATCTTCAGCAACACATGAGATTGCACACAGGAgaacagccattttcctgttttgaatgtggcaaacgattttcaAGTAGCAGTAATCATTTGAGGCATTTAAGAGGtcacactggtgagaagccctattgctgtcctgaatgtggcaaaagattttccAACACAAGCAATCTTCTGCGTCATGCAGAAGTCCACAGTAAAGACCATCGTTAagcctgttctgaatgtggcaagaaaTTCTCCCAAAGAGGCAGTCATAATAGACATATAAGAACACACATTTGATAGAGGCCATACTCGTTTCCTGATTGTGACAAGCTATTCACCGAAAGCAGCAGCCTTCATAGACACAACAGAATTCAATCTGGATTATGGCCATATtgttgctctgaatgtggcaagcgattcATACAATCCTGCAATCTTCAGTGACACGTAAGAactcacacaggagaaaagccataCTGTTGCTCTAAGTGTGGAAAAACATTCATACAGAAAACACATGAAAAGTCATGCTAAAAAGGCAAAGTCCAAAGAGactgtaaataacaaaaagaaaaatctgaaataatttaGTCAGGTGTGGAAAGAAAATTGGAATTGCTCTGCTAGTTGGTTACACAGAATGCATTTGACTAAAATTGGCAGACTCATTTAGGCAACGCTGCTTATTAATTTACTGTAAGTGGCTTTTGCACtaatgactattgcacattgtacacaagtctactttacaagttctaatgttatttatcttatgtTATACTtctatacttttttatatttttttgtactacgaagttgagagagaaaccgtattttgattctcctttgtgttctgcacatatagtgaattgaccataaaaggctatttgatttgatttcagtaTTTCTATTATCTTTTCTCCAGAGTCCGTATTGGTGTTCACACCACTCTCTGGTGTGGCTGCTGCTCTTTCTATCTGAAGAGTTAGTCCAGCTGGGGTTCGATCAGCCCAGTAACGTCTAGCGGTCCCTCACAACGGGAGTGTATGAATATATCGAGGCATGTTTAGCATACAGCTGATGACGTGTTCATCTAATATAAATAAGGCCATATATGGACATCCTGTATTAAGTTGCACAGAGAGATacctgatacagtaatccctcgctatatcgcgcttcgcctttcgcggcttcactccatcgcggattttatatgtaagcatatttaaatatatatcgcggatttttcgctgcttcgcgggtttctgaggacaatgggtcttttaatttctggtacatgcttcctcagttggtttgcccagttgatttcatacaagggacgctattggcagatggctgagaagctacccagcttacttttctttctctctctcttgcgctgactatctgtgatcctgacgtagggggtgtgagcaggggggctgttcgcacacctagaagatacggacgctcgtctaaaaatgctgaaagattatcttcacgttgctaccttctgtgtgcagcttttaagtatgctgcacggtgcttcgcatacttaaaagctcaaagggcacgtattgatttttttatctgtctctctctatctctctgctcctgacggaaggggtgtgagctgccgccttcaacagctttgtgccgtggtgcttcgcatacttaaaagccaaacagcactattgatttgtttgctcctttgaagaggaagatatatttgcattcttttaattgtgagactgaactgtcatctctgtcttgtcatggagcacagtttaaacttttgaaaa
Above is a window of Erpetoichthys calabaricus chromosome 1 unlocalized genomic scaffold, fErpCal1.3 SUPER_1_unloc_9, whole genome shotgun sequence DNA encoding:
- the LOC114644747 gene encoding gastrula zinc finger protein XlCGF8.2DB-like; the encoded protein is MKVKDFNPQYMGPDEDLNRLGSSLGRRCYLKDSNAHKPSESSKTNTVRPEKKLCPNQTGEDFQENDNLSFLQSRPQIKQPDKNRKKLAFATKNLVTASQHPRFQPIVKLTRIDAIKCQGVYSLNPIRQQCVGTFKYKLNSKDNGGIHGSKKLYHCPEGERQFSDSHMPKKCREDNTGMEPYQRSECVKNFSKRSHTTIPIVEKPHLSKRGKQFSQVSHLQTHMIGHGGQGLCHCLPHAGHFFNRSSLCKHKRIHTGEKPYCCSECGKQFSKTSHLQTHMRVHTGEQPFSCSECGKRFSQTGHLQQHMRLHTGEQPFSCFECGKRFSSSSNHLRHLRGHTGEKPYCCPECGKRFSNTSNLLRHAEVHSKDHR